A genomic window from Triticum urartu cultivar G1812 chromosome 7, Tu2.1, whole genome shotgun sequence includes:
- the LOC125519316 gene encoding uncharacterized protein LOC125519316, with the protein MGRRAKLSSPPAVPDGASSSTMQAAKKVPTLNTAYNAGLLHSIAGEWNPNIKGVFSGVGMEEMCKIKDMGNNNRIFSISLLARIDPKTMKMDMGDGNYIEVNSREVAKCLGLNPCGRKIDIPGGACLADRERLLENLHAILETNMARTCKILVVRVKKIIQNASKVAIVGAEKEKMMVACTIMAASSFLLPRGAHPKISNELLPVLPEPNQISYYDFCDYVVEGLREGAAKLREDLLHEPAQLSLQGCLVVPQAADVPRSPAFNVASASPAQAQA; encoded by the exons ATGGGGCGTCGGGCCAAGCTCTCCTCGCCTCCTGCTGTGCCAGACGGAGCTTCTTCCTCGACCATGCAGGCCGCCAAGAAGGTGCCCACACTGAACACGGCGTACAATGCCGGGCTGCTCCATTCCATCGCCGGAGAATGGAATCCAAACATCAAAGGTGTGTTTTCCGGGGTAGGGATGGAAGAAATGTGCAAGATAAAGGATATGGGGAACAACAACCGTATCTTTAGCATCTCCCTCTTAGCGAGGATCGATCCCAAAACCATGAAGATGGAcatgggagatggaaattacatTGAGGTGAACTCTAGGGAGGTAGCAAAGTGCTTAGGGTTGAATCCATGTGGTAGGAAGATAGATATCCCGGGCGGCGCTTGCTTAGCAGACCGAGAACGGTTGCTAGAGAACTTGCATGCGATCTTAGAGACAAACATGGCTCGCACTTGTAAGATTCTTGTGGTTAGAGTTAAGAAAATCATCCAGAACGCAAGCAAGGTGGCCATAGTAGGAGCAGAGAAAGAAAAGATGATGGTGGCGTGTACAATCATGGCCGCGTCCTCGTTTCTCCTACCTAGGGGAGCACACCCAAAAATTTCCAATGAACTGCTGCCCGTTCTACCTGAGCCAAATCAAATCTCCTACTATGATTTCTGCGACTACGTCGTGGAGGGTCTAAGAGAGGGTGCGGCCAAGCTAAGGGAAGATCTACTACATGAGCCAGCTCAGCTTAGTCTGCAGGGGTGCCTTGTTGTCCCACAG GCTGCGGATGTTCCCAGATCACCGGCATTTAATGTCGCTTCTGCTAGCCCGGCTCAAGCCCAAGCCTAG